Proteins co-encoded in one Triplophysa rosa unplaced genomic scaffold, Trosa_1v2 scaffold86_ERROPOS1239135, whole genome shotgun sequence genomic window:
- the LOC130551288 gene encoding E3 SUMO-protein ligase ZBED1-like, whose translation MTVNVSITWQDEDVLQSLNKALKPVSEFTDILSGKNYVTASSLLPVLHLIKEDTLAPSDEDGQLTANLKAGIISILDEKYGALPEASRQLMRKATFLDPRYRGDHDPHVEETKKMIEELAVILGRRAQSAQSAQPTREGGETEEETTGVEPQVKRKKTLASLLKRKAGTATANLTIPEKVVTELADYAQDSPINTEQDPLVWWKDNESRFPFLAKVAKKYLCVCATSCASERVFSTMGNIVTPTRSHLKPEKVNMLSFLAKNM comes from the coding sequence ATGACCGTAAATGTGAGCATCACATGGCAAGACGAGGATGTGTTGCAATCGTTGAACAAAGCGCTGAAGCCAGTGAGCGAGTTCACCGACATTTTGTCTGGCAAAAATTATGTAACTGCATCATCTCTTCTCCCTGTGCTGCATCTCATTAAAGAGGACACATTGGCCCCATCGGATGAGGATGGACAACTGACAGCCAACCTAAAAGCCGGCATAATTTCAATCTTAGACGAAAAATATGGAGCTCTGCCAGAAGCAAGCCGGCAGCTTATGCGAAAGGCAACATTCCTGGACCCGCGCTACCGGGGTGACCACGACCCGCATGTTGAGGAGACCAAGAAGATGATAGAGGAATTAGCGGTCATCCTCGGCAGAAGAGCGCAGTCAGCGCAGTCAGCGCAGCCCACAAGAGAGGGAGGAGAAACTGAGGAGGAAACCACCGGCGTCGAGCCACAggtcaaaagaaaaaagactttAGCTAGtttattaaaaagaaaggcAGGCACTGCTACAGCAAATCTGACCATTCCAGAAAAGGTGGTGACAGAACTTGCCGACTATGCTCAGGATTCACCCATCAACACAGAGCAGGATCCTCTCGTTTGGTGGAAAGATAATGAAAGTCGGTTCCCCTTCTTGGCAAAGGTAGCAAAAAAATATCTTTGCGTGTGTGCGACAAGCTGCGCATCCGAGAGGGTGTTTAGTACGATGGGAAACATCGTCACCCCCACAAGATCCCACCTTAAGCCAGAGAAGGTCAACATGTTGAGTTTCCTGGCAAAGAACATGTAA
- the nfatc3b gene encoding nuclear factor of activated T-cells, cytoplasmic 3 isoform X1: protein MSSNYSDELDFRLIFGETSHHQPSLAHTESKLDDDANCYPLFASGPGYPTGQQDSCTNQPYATPHPAYIQPMESPSRVFDCPSIQITSIPASCHQDLGAHQLDQSAGACGEDAAASLSRDQLFLPLDPSYRDTSSLCPSPCSSLSSRSWLSDASSCESFSHIYDDVEAELNEAAARVRLASPLISPQASPLPSPLNSPQASPQVSPLVSPYGSPSCLAAYGDDPWYRHQQQFLLYQYAQSLSPYQSPRTSVTEETWLSPRPQSSSSRPSSRPNSPCGKRRHSSAEVISSLPSPHLSPNATPSHSPRGSVTEETWIGGAQQTLPLDVDIPLKTRRTYQTNHNQDQASLLLGQQDSVLQDQGLALSLPPLRKEEIMEHFLSVPRQFSWAKPKQVNTPLYRSTSLPSLDCPLPSQFGQCELKIEIQPKPHHRAHYETEGSRGAMKSECGRHPVVKLIGYNEKAVSLQMFIGTADERYVRPHAFYQVHRITGKAVATPSQETVIASTKVLEIPLLPENNMCVSIDCGGILKLRNSDIELRKGETDIGRKNTRVRAVFRVHIPQHNGKVLSLQVASVPIECSQRLAQELPRVDSFSPTCGSVTGGEEMLITGPNINPESTVVFLEKGSEGKIQWEVDVKAIQGKSNNTSIVVKIPPYYKRTTASSTQVQFYVNNGKRKKSASLFFTYLSAGQVKREFSVESDLVTNNLEGHFTNPAGLITSEDQIPSDQVQPLEQWLLSKGSVCSSAHLSYSSQDPLYLNHSHRASNSLSADANVHSMFHNPTVDFTKMSYHTPQQNLSSKGQPFLPIDGGSSQVFAEQPRPQLGKGHQGMPPEHSHNQIQNLGPSTACSQSLITISNVHRSGLHTAVAVQFPESTSSEMSPQHTLTKVPSNSLSVEEGLMDPDPHKLTSLKSAGKSVATSNFRSSHDEESLSIKPEPEEKNKLTFQTIGLQDITLDDGPPSLCLNSTCTCWRGQVQWTGIPVDK from the exons ATGTCTTCTAACTACAGTGACGAACTGGACTTCAGACTAATTTTTGGGGAGACCAGTCACCATCAACCCTCGCTGGCCCATACAG AATCCAAATTGGATGATGACGCCAACTGCTACCCTCTTTTTGCCAGCGGCCCTGGCTATCCCACGGGACAGCAGGACAGCTGTACAAACCAGCCTTATGCCACTCCTCATCCTGCTTATATTCAACCCATGGAGTCTCCCAGCCGGGTCTTTGACTGTCCAAGCATCCAGATCACTTCTATCCCAGCCAGCTGCCACCAGGACCTAGGTGCCCACCAGTTGGACCAGTCAGCAGGTGCTTGTGGTGAGGACGCTGCTGCTTCTTTATCAAGGGACCAGCTCTTCCTCCCCCTAGATCCGTCCTACCGGGACACGTCCTCACTGTGTCCCAGCCCTTGCAGCAGCTTGTCCTCCCGCAGCTGGTTGTCCGACGCGTCGTCTTGTGAATCGTTCTCGCACATCTATGACGATGTAGAGGCAGAGTTGAATGAGGCAGCTGCTAGAGTTCGTCTAGCTTCTCCTCTAATATCACCGCAGGCGTCTCCGCTGCCGTCCCCCCTCAACTCTCCCCAAGCGTCTCCTCAAGTGTCGCCACTTGTTTCCCCCTACGGTTCACCCAGCTGTTTGGCCGCATATGGAGACGACCCATGGTACCGTCACCAACAACAGTTTTTGCTATATCAATACGCCCAGTCACTGTCGCCCTATCAGTCACCCCGCACCAGCGTCACTGAGGAAACATGGCTCAGTCCCCGTCCCCAGTCCTCATCCTCACGGCCTTCCTCTCGGCCAAACTCACCGTGTGGAAAAAGGCGTCATTCCAGCGCAGAGGTCATTTCCAGTTTGCCTTCTCCTCACCTTTCGCCCAATGCCACGCCCTCTCATTCTCCTCGGGGAAGTGTCACTGAGGAGACGTGGATAGGAGGCGCTCAACAGACACTTCCATTGGATGTAGACATCCCATTAAAAACTAGGAGAACGTATCAGACTAACCACAACCAGGATCAGGCGTCTCTGCTGCTTGGACAACAGGACTCTGTTCTTCAAGACCAAGGTCTAGCACTGTCCCTTCCTCCTTTAAGAAAAGAGGAGATAATGGAACATTTCTTATCTGTTCCAAGGCAATTCTCTTGGGCCAAACCCAAGCAAGTTAACACTCCTTTATACAG GTCCACATCTTTACCTTCATTGGATTGTCCACTGCCCAGTCAGTTTGGTCAGTGTGAGCTAAAAATAGAGATCCAACCTAAACCTCACCATAGAGCCCATTATGAGACGGAAGGCAGTCGAGGGGCCATGAAATCTGAATGTGGAAGACACCCTGTTGTAAAG CTCATAGGCTACAATGAGAAAGCAGTCAGCCTGCAGATGTTCATTGGGACAGCAGACGAGCGTTATGTACGGCCACACGCCTTTTATCAGGTACACAGGATTACGGGAAAAGCTGTTGCCACACCGAGTCAGGAGACAGTGATTGCCTCCACCAAAGTTCTGGAAATACCTCTCCTGCCTGAAAACAACATGTGTGTCAG CATTGACTGTGGTGGAATCCTGAAGCTGCGTAACTCAGACATCGAGTTGCGAAAGGGAGAAACAGACATTGGACGTAAAAACACACGTGTGCGTGCAGTCTTCCGTGTTCACATCCCACAGCACAATGGGAAAGTGCTGTCACTGCAGGTGGCATCTGTACCCATCGAGTGCT CTCAACGCTTAGCTCAGGAACTTCCCCGGGTGGACAGCTTTAGTCCCACCTGTGGTTCTGTTACTGGAGGAGAGGAAATGCTCATCACAGGCCCAAACATCAACCCAGAGTCAACAGTCGTCTTTCTAGAGAAGGGATCTG AGGGTAAAATACAATGGGAGGTTGATGTGAAAGCTATACAAGGAAAGAGCAATAAT ACAAGCATAGTGGTGAAGATTCCTCCATATTACAAGAGAACCACAGCTTCTTCCACCCAGGTGCAGTTTTACGTCAACAatggaaagagaaagaaaagtgCCTCACTTTTCTTCACTTATCTCTCAG CAGGGCAGGTAAAGCGGGAGTTTAGCGTGGAGTCGGACCTTGTCACCAATAATCTTGAAGGCCATTTTACCAACCCAGCTGGACTCATCACAAGTGAAGACCAAATACCATCTGACCAGGTTCAGCCCCTTGAGCAATGGCTGCTGTCCAAAGGATCTGTCTGTTCTTCAGCTCATCTCAGTTACTCATCTCAGGATCCATTGTATCTAAACCATTCTCATCGGGCGAGCAACAGTCTTAGCGCTGACGCAAACGTACACTCCATGTTTCACAACCCAACAGTGGACTTTACAAAAATGTCATACCACACACCTCAACAGAACCTGTCTTCTAAAGGACAGCCTTTTCTTCCTATTGATGGTGGTTCATCCCAAGTGTTTGCAGAGCAACCAAGGCCTCAACTAGGCAAAGGACACCAAGGCATGCCTCCAGAACACAGTCATAATCAAATCCAAAACCTGGGTCCCTCCACAGCATGCAGCCAGTCTCTGATAACTATCTCAAATGTCCATAGGTCTGGTCTCCATACTGCAGTTGCTGTACAATTTCCAGAGTCCACCTCTTCTGAGATGTCTCCTCAGCATACTCTTACTAAAGTGCCTTCAAACTCGTTGTCTGTTGAGGAAGGCTTGATGGACCCTGATCCCCATAAACTTACATCACTAAAGTCAGCCGGCAAAAGTGTGGCCACATCAAATTTCAGATCTTCACACGATGAAGAGAGCCTAAGCATTAAACCAGAGCCAGAGGAAAAGAACAAGCTAACCTTTCAGACTATTGGACTACAGGACATCACTCTTGATGATG
- the nfatc3b gene encoding nuclear factor of activated T-cells, cytoplasmic 3 isoform X3 yields the protein MSSNYSDELDFRLIFGETSHHQPSLAHTESKLDDDANCYPLFASGPGYPTGQQDSCTNQPYATPHPAYIQPMESPSRVFDCPSIQITSIPASCHQDLGAHQLDQSAGACGEDAAASLSRDQLFLPLDPSYRDTSSLCPSPCSSLSSRSWLSDASSCESFSHIYDDVEAELNEAAARVRLASPLISPQASPLPSPLNSPQASPQVSPLVSPYGSPSCLAAYGDDPWYRHQQQFLLYQYAQSLSPYQSPRTSVTEETWLSPRPQSSSSRPSSRPNSPCGKRRHSSAEVISSLPSPHLSPNATPSHSPRGSVTEETWIGGAQQTLPLDVDIPLKTRRTYQTNHNQDQASLLLGQQDSVLQDQGLALSLPPLRKEEIMEHFLSVPRQFSWAKPKQVNTPLYRSTSLPSLDCPLPSQFGQCELKIEIQPKPHHRAHYETEGSRGAMKSECGRHPVVKLIGYNEKAVSLQMFIGTADERYVRPHAFYQVHRITGKAVATPSQETVIASTKVLEIPLLPENNMCVSIDCGGILKLRNSDIELRKGETDIGRKNTRVRAVFRVHIPQHNGKVLSLQVASVPIECSQRLAQELPRVDSFSPTCGSVTGGEEMLITGPNINPESTVVFLEKGSEGKIQWEVDVKAIQGKSNNTSIVVKIPPYYKRTTASSTQVQFYVNNGKRKKSASLFFTYLSAGQVKREFSVESDLVTNNLEGHFTNPAGLITSEDQIPSDQVQPLEQWLLSKGSVCSSAHLSYSSQDPLYLNHSHRASNSLSADANVHSMFHNPTVDFTKMSYHTPQQNLSSKGQPFLPIDGGSSQVFAEQPRPQLGKGHQGMPPEHSHNQIQNLGPSTACSQSLITISNVHRSGLHTAVAVQFPESTSSEMSPQHTLTKVPSNSLSVEEGLMDPDPHKLTSLKSAGKSVATSNFRSSHDEESLSIKPEPEEKNKLTFQTIGLQDITLDDVSEIIVRDLFETPDSGNTNSMP from the exons ATGTCTTCTAACTACAGTGACGAACTGGACTTCAGACTAATTTTTGGGGAGACCAGTCACCATCAACCCTCGCTGGCCCATACAG AATCCAAATTGGATGATGACGCCAACTGCTACCCTCTTTTTGCCAGCGGCCCTGGCTATCCCACGGGACAGCAGGACAGCTGTACAAACCAGCCTTATGCCACTCCTCATCCTGCTTATATTCAACCCATGGAGTCTCCCAGCCGGGTCTTTGACTGTCCAAGCATCCAGATCACTTCTATCCCAGCCAGCTGCCACCAGGACCTAGGTGCCCACCAGTTGGACCAGTCAGCAGGTGCTTGTGGTGAGGACGCTGCTGCTTCTTTATCAAGGGACCAGCTCTTCCTCCCCCTAGATCCGTCCTACCGGGACACGTCCTCACTGTGTCCCAGCCCTTGCAGCAGCTTGTCCTCCCGCAGCTGGTTGTCCGACGCGTCGTCTTGTGAATCGTTCTCGCACATCTATGACGATGTAGAGGCAGAGTTGAATGAGGCAGCTGCTAGAGTTCGTCTAGCTTCTCCTCTAATATCACCGCAGGCGTCTCCGCTGCCGTCCCCCCTCAACTCTCCCCAAGCGTCTCCTCAAGTGTCGCCACTTGTTTCCCCCTACGGTTCACCCAGCTGTTTGGCCGCATATGGAGACGACCCATGGTACCGTCACCAACAACAGTTTTTGCTATATCAATACGCCCAGTCACTGTCGCCCTATCAGTCACCCCGCACCAGCGTCACTGAGGAAACATGGCTCAGTCCCCGTCCCCAGTCCTCATCCTCACGGCCTTCCTCTCGGCCAAACTCACCGTGTGGAAAAAGGCGTCATTCCAGCGCAGAGGTCATTTCCAGTTTGCCTTCTCCTCACCTTTCGCCCAATGCCACGCCCTCTCATTCTCCTCGGGGAAGTGTCACTGAGGAGACGTGGATAGGAGGCGCTCAACAGACACTTCCATTGGATGTAGACATCCCATTAAAAACTAGGAGAACGTATCAGACTAACCACAACCAGGATCAGGCGTCTCTGCTGCTTGGACAACAGGACTCTGTTCTTCAAGACCAAGGTCTAGCACTGTCCCTTCCTCCTTTAAGAAAAGAGGAGATAATGGAACATTTCTTATCTGTTCCAAGGCAATTCTCTTGGGCCAAACCCAAGCAAGTTAACACTCCTTTATACAG GTCCACATCTTTACCTTCATTGGATTGTCCACTGCCCAGTCAGTTTGGTCAGTGTGAGCTAAAAATAGAGATCCAACCTAAACCTCACCATAGAGCCCATTATGAGACGGAAGGCAGTCGAGGGGCCATGAAATCTGAATGTGGAAGACACCCTGTTGTAAAG CTCATAGGCTACAATGAGAAAGCAGTCAGCCTGCAGATGTTCATTGGGACAGCAGACGAGCGTTATGTACGGCCACACGCCTTTTATCAGGTACACAGGATTACGGGAAAAGCTGTTGCCACACCGAGTCAGGAGACAGTGATTGCCTCCACCAAAGTTCTGGAAATACCTCTCCTGCCTGAAAACAACATGTGTGTCAG CATTGACTGTGGTGGAATCCTGAAGCTGCGTAACTCAGACATCGAGTTGCGAAAGGGAGAAACAGACATTGGACGTAAAAACACACGTGTGCGTGCAGTCTTCCGTGTTCACATCCCACAGCACAATGGGAAAGTGCTGTCACTGCAGGTGGCATCTGTACCCATCGAGTGCT CTCAACGCTTAGCTCAGGAACTTCCCCGGGTGGACAGCTTTAGTCCCACCTGTGGTTCTGTTACTGGAGGAGAGGAAATGCTCATCACAGGCCCAAACATCAACCCAGAGTCAACAGTCGTCTTTCTAGAGAAGGGATCTG AGGGTAAAATACAATGGGAGGTTGATGTGAAAGCTATACAAGGAAAGAGCAATAAT ACAAGCATAGTGGTGAAGATTCCTCCATATTACAAGAGAACCACAGCTTCTTCCACCCAGGTGCAGTTTTACGTCAACAatggaaagagaaagaaaagtgCCTCACTTTTCTTCACTTATCTCTCAG CAGGGCAGGTAAAGCGGGAGTTTAGCGTGGAGTCGGACCTTGTCACCAATAATCTTGAAGGCCATTTTACCAACCCAGCTGGACTCATCACAAGTGAAGACCAAATACCATCTGACCAGGTTCAGCCCCTTGAGCAATGGCTGCTGTCCAAAGGATCTGTCTGTTCTTCAGCTCATCTCAGTTACTCATCTCAGGATCCATTGTATCTAAACCATTCTCATCGGGCGAGCAACAGTCTTAGCGCTGACGCAAACGTACACTCCATGTTTCACAACCCAACAGTGGACTTTACAAAAATGTCATACCACACACCTCAACAGAACCTGTCTTCTAAAGGACAGCCTTTTCTTCCTATTGATGGTGGTTCATCCCAAGTGTTTGCAGAGCAACCAAGGCCTCAACTAGGCAAAGGACACCAAGGCATGCCTCCAGAACACAGTCATAATCAAATCCAAAACCTGGGTCCCTCCACAGCATGCAGCCAGTCTCTGATAACTATCTCAAATGTCCATAGGTCTGGTCTCCATACTGCAGTTGCTGTACAATTTCCAGAGTCCACCTCTTCTGAGATGTCTCCTCAGCATACTCTTACTAAAGTGCCTTCAAACTCGTTGTCTGTTGAGGAAGGCTTGATGGACCCTGATCCCCATAAACTTACATCACTAAAGTCAGCCGGCAAAAGTGTGGCCACATCAAATTTCAGATCTTCACACGATGAAGAGAGCCTAAGCATTAAACCAGAGCCAGAGGAAAAGAACAAGCTAACCTTTCAGACTATTGGACTACAGGACATCACTCTTGATGATG
- the nfatc3b gene encoding nuclear factor of activated T-cells, cytoplasmic 3 isoform X2, with translation MSSNYSDELDFRLIFGETSHHQPSLAHTESKLDDDANCYPLFASGPGYPTGQQDSCTNQPYATPHPAYIQPMESPSRVFDCPSIQITSIPASCHQDLGAHQLDQSAGACGEDAAASLSRDQLFLPLDPSYRDTSSLCPSPCSSLSSRSWLSDASSCESFSHIYDDVEAELNEAAARVRLASPLISPQASPLPSPLNSPQASPQVSPLVSPYGSPSCLAAYGDDPWYRHQQQFLLYQYAQSLSPYQSPRTSVTEETWLSPRPQSSSSRPSSRPNSPCGKRRHSSAEVISSLPSPHLSPNATPSHSPRGSVTEETWIGGAQQTLPLDVDIPLKTRRTYQTNHNQDQASLLLGQQDSVLQDQGLALSLPPLRKEEIMEHFLSVPRQFSWAKPKQVNTPLYRSTSLPSLDCPLPSQFGQCELKIEIQPKPHHRAHYETEGSRGAMKSECGRHPVVKLIGYNEKAVSLQMFIGTADERYVRPHAFYQVHRITGKAVATPSQETVIASTKVLEIPLLPENNMCVSIDCGGILKLRNSDIELRKGETDIGRKNTRVRAVFRVHIPQHNGKVLSLQVASVPIECSQRLAQELPRVDSFSPTCGSVTGGEEMLITGPNINPESTVVFLEKGSEGKIQWEVDVKAIQGKSNNTSIVVKIPPYYKRTTASSTQVQFYVNNGKRKKSASLFFTYLSGQVKREFSVESDLVTNNLEGHFTNPAGLITSEDQIPSDQVQPLEQWLLSKGSVCSSAHLSYSSQDPLYLNHSHRASNSLSADANVHSMFHNPTVDFTKMSYHTPQQNLSSKGQPFLPIDGGSSQVFAEQPRPQLGKGHQGMPPEHSHNQIQNLGPSTACSQSLITISNVHRSGLHTAVAVQFPESTSSEMSPQHTLTKVPSNSLSVEEGLMDPDPHKLTSLKSAGKSVATSNFRSSHDEESLSIKPEPEEKNKLTFQTIGLQDITLDDGPPSLCLNSTCTCWRGQVQWTGIPVDK, from the exons ATGTCTTCTAACTACAGTGACGAACTGGACTTCAGACTAATTTTTGGGGAGACCAGTCACCATCAACCCTCGCTGGCCCATACAG AATCCAAATTGGATGATGACGCCAACTGCTACCCTCTTTTTGCCAGCGGCCCTGGCTATCCCACGGGACAGCAGGACAGCTGTACAAACCAGCCTTATGCCACTCCTCATCCTGCTTATATTCAACCCATGGAGTCTCCCAGCCGGGTCTTTGACTGTCCAAGCATCCAGATCACTTCTATCCCAGCCAGCTGCCACCAGGACCTAGGTGCCCACCAGTTGGACCAGTCAGCAGGTGCTTGTGGTGAGGACGCTGCTGCTTCTTTATCAAGGGACCAGCTCTTCCTCCCCCTAGATCCGTCCTACCGGGACACGTCCTCACTGTGTCCCAGCCCTTGCAGCAGCTTGTCCTCCCGCAGCTGGTTGTCCGACGCGTCGTCTTGTGAATCGTTCTCGCACATCTATGACGATGTAGAGGCAGAGTTGAATGAGGCAGCTGCTAGAGTTCGTCTAGCTTCTCCTCTAATATCACCGCAGGCGTCTCCGCTGCCGTCCCCCCTCAACTCTCCCCAAGCGTCTCCTCAAGTGTCGCCACTTGTTTCCCCCTACGGTTCACCCAGCTGTTTGGCCGCATATGGAGACGACCCATGGTACCGTCACCAACAACAGTTTTTGCTATATCAATACGCCCAGTCACTGTCGCCCTATCAGTCACCCCGCACCAGCGTCACTGAGGAAACATGGCTCAGTCCCCGTCCCCAGTCCTCATCCTCACGGCCTTCCTCTCGGCCAAACTCACCGTGTGGAAAAAGGCGTCATTCCAGCGCAGAGGTCATTTCCAGTTTGCCTTCTCCTCACCTTTCGCCCAATGCCACGCCCTCTCATTCTCCTCGGGGAAGTGTCACTGAGGAGACGTGGATAGGAGGCGCTCAACAGACACTTCCATTGGATGTAGACATCCCATTAAAAACTAGGAGAACGTATCAGACTAACCACAACCAGGATCAGGCGTCTCTGCTGCTTGGACAACAGGACTCTGTTCTTCAAGACCAAGGTCTAGCACTGTCCCTTCCTCCTTTAAGAAAAGAGGAGATAATGGAACATTTCTTATCTGTTCCAAGGCAATTCTCTTGGGCCAAACCCAAGCAAGTTAACACTCCTTTATACAG GTCCACATCTTTACCTTCATTGGATTGTCCACTGCCCAGTCAGTTTGGTCAGTGTGAGCTAAAAATAGAGATCCAACCTAAACCTCACCATAGAGCCCATTATGAGACGGAAGGCAGTCGAGGGGCCATGAAATCTGAATGTGGAAGACACCCTGTTGTAAAG CTCATAGGCTACAATGAGAAAGCAGTCAGCCTGCAGATGTTCATTGGGACAGCAGACGAGCGTTATGTACGGCCACACGCCTTTTATCAGGTACACAGGATTACGGGAAAAGCTGTTGCCACACCGAGTCAGGAGACAGTGATTGCCTCCACCAAAGTTCTGGAAATACCTCTCCTGCCTGAAAACAACATGTGTGTCAG CATTGACTGTGGTGGAATCCTGAAGCTGCGTAACTCAGACATCGAGTTGCGAAAGGGAGAAACAGACATTGGACGTAAAAACACACGTGTGCGTGCAGTCTTCCGTGTTCACATCCCACAGCACAATGGGAAAGTGCTGTCACTGCAGGTGGCATCTGTACCCATCGAGTGCT CTCAACGCTTAGCTCAGGAACTTCCCCGGGTGGACAGCTTTAGTCCCACCTGTGGTTCTGTTACTGGAGGAGAGGAAATGCTCATCACAGGCCCAAACATCAACCCAGAGTCAACAGTCGTCTTTCTAGAGAAGGGATCTG AGGGTAAAATACAATGGGAGGTTGATGTGAAAGCTATACAAGGAAAGAGCAATAAT ACAAGCATAGTGGTGAAGATTCCTCCATATTACAAGAGAACCACAGCTTCTTCCACCCAGGTGCAGTTTTACGTCAACAatggaaagagaaagaaaagtgCCTCACTTTTCTTCACTTATCTCTCAG GGCAGGTAAAGCGGGAGTTTAGCGTGGAGTCGGACCTTGTCACCAATAATCTTGAAGGCCATTTTACCAACCCAGCTGGACTCATCACAAGTGAAGACCAAATACCATCTGACCAGGTTCAGCCCCTTGAGCAATGGCTGCTGTCCAAAGGATCTGTCTGTTCTTCAGCTCATCTCAGTTACTCATCTCAGGATCCATTGTATCTAAACCATTCTCATCGGGCGAGCAACAGTCTTAGCGCTGACGCAAACGTACACTCCATGTTTCACAACCCAACAGTGGACTTTACAAAAATGTCATACCACACACCTCAACAGAACCTGTCTTCTAAAGGACAGCCTTTTCTTCCTATTGATGGTGGTTCATCCCAAGTGTTTGCAGAGCAACCAAGGCCTCAACTAGGCAAAGGACACCAAGGCATGCCTCCAGAACACAGTCATAATCAAATCCAAAACCTGGGTCCCTCCACAGCATGCAGCCAGTCTCTGATAACTATCTCAAATGTCCATAGGTCTGGTCTCCATACTGCAGTTGCTGTACAATTTCCAGAGTCCACCTCTTCTGAGATGTCTCCTCAGCATACTCTTACTAAAGTGCCTTCAAACTCGTTGTCTGTTGAGGAAGGCTTGATGGACCCTGATCCCCATAAACTTACATCACTAAAGTCAGCCGGCAAAAGTGTGGCCACATCAAATTTCAGATCTTCACACGATGAAGAGAGCCTAAGCATTAAACCAGAGCCAGAGGAAAAGAACAAGCTAACCTTTCAGACTATTGGACTACAGGACATCACTCTTGATGATG